The nucleotide window ACCCCCGCCGCAGTGCCAAGCGCGGCCTGGGCGAGCGGGACGTGCCGGTTTCCTTTGCGGGCGTGACCATCCACCCCGGCGACCACGTGTACGCCGACGAGGACGGCATTCTTCTCCTGCCCCCACAGACCTGAGCGGTGCGGGGCCGTACCCTGGGCGCATGAACGGTTCCTCCTCTCCTCCTTCCACCGTCGTGCGGCCGCTGTGGGTGGTCCTGGGCTTCGTGCTGACCGGCCTGGGGTTCCTGGGCCTGCTGCTGCCGGGCTTTCCGGGGACGGTGTGGTTCGTGCTGGCGGCGGGGGCCTTTGCGCGCGGCAACCCGAAATGGGAGGCGTGGCTGCTGTCGCGCCCCGTCGTGGGTGAGCTGGTGCGCGACTACCGCGAGGGGCGCGGGATGCCGCTGCGGGCCAAGTGGATCGCCTGCGCCTGCATCGTGGTGGCCGTGGGCT belongs to Deinococcus carri and includes:
- a CDS encoding YbaN family protein, coding for MNGSSSPPSTVVRPLWVVLGFVLTGLGFLGLLLPGFPGTVWFVLAAGAFARGNPKWEAWLLSRPVVGELVRDYREGRGMPLRAKWIACACIVVAVGWSLPRIPVLAGQVAWALVGLAGILFITLWVPTRRP